The Pyrenophora tritici-repentis strain M4 chromosome 10, whole genome shotgun sequence genome contains a region encoding:
- a CDS encoding DUF3835 multi-domain protein has translation MAASTQSTLEEIERRRVQLQENVDKLRKALSHWTTWEAEYEALKEEIEAADNASPSQIREIARDLELTLLNEKEVEELISKNSPSERTANQVVDMISRRIDYVRTSSATIEKNLDVAEKKLAGVDVLLEPGMDNEDGDPMMDIEEELDEDGNEVSSSINQTGKAAAELVEVLRKAGIQKAELEKKVTQSEERSSEKVSDTAPVPETVKASAPASSSSQPKSTPSSKSTSTVSDDPAPQPSPPKKTVSFAEDVQVEPSQSSEEEKLATLLFPKGARAVELKGDERATPSSPIIPNDESPEDAALRRQMLEYGLSEVGQVVAELNLDQPTADTRPVITEEYRKQMMELEKKLNARMMQNVGPEADKPSLEEHIGDIRTMVVKEDDEFDGSMDTSKSETPPADSNQSPNKRVVRFAENLDVSEAPKQVQGPPKATLAPAKPAPTMSDIVVERAPPGVSAPVEPPKPGKVSRFKSARAGAAPPPQMLPTPPIPEAPPVPSGPKGKTIADTVTEHAPLPSEPQAPNEFDPLLVSREIQAHYNKARNRFISQQGGFKATEEDLENPIVEERDGKTKKVSRFMAARLKAEGM, from the exons ATGGCAGCCTCGACTCAAAGCACACTAGAAGAGATTGAGCGCCGCCGTGTGCAGCTACAGGAAAATGTCGACAAGCTGCGCAAAGCCCTCTCCCATTGGACCACCTGGGAAGCTGAGTATGAGGCGCTCAAAGAAGAGATAGAGGCTGCCGACAACGCTTCGCCCTCACAGATTCGTGAGATAGCGCGCGACCTCGAGCTTACGCTACTCAACGAGAAAGAAGTCGAAGAGCTCATCTCCAAGAATTCGCCATCGGAACGCACTGCTAATCAAGTTGTTGACATGATCTCTAGACGCATTGACTATGTTCGGACGAGTAGTGCTACTATCGAAAAGAACCTCGATGTTGCCGAGAAGAAGCTTGCTGGCGTCGATGTCCTGCTGGAGCCTGGCATGGACAACGAAGATGGCGATCCGATGATGGACATTGAGGAGGAGTTGGACGAGGACGGTAACGAAGTGTCAAGCTCGATCAACCAGACAGGCAAAGCTGCAGCTGAGCTTGTCGAGGTGTTGCGCAAGGCTGGAATCCAAAAGGCGGAGCTGGAGAAGAAGGTGACCCAGTCAGAAGAAAGATCATCGGAAAAGGTGTCTGACACCGCACCGGTTCCAGAGACTGTGAAAGCCTCGGCCCCTGCTTCTTCGTCTTCACAGCCCAAATCTACTCCCTCCTCAAAATCCACATCTACCGTGTCCGACGATCCCGCCCCTCAACCCAGCCCTCCAAAGAAGACTGTATCCTTTGCCGAGGATGTTCAAGTCGAGCCCTCACAGAGCTCAGAAGAGGAGAAACTCGCGACGCTACTATTCCCAAAAGGGGCGAGAGCCGTCGAACTCAAGGGTGACGAGCGTGCAACGCCTTCGTCTCCCATCATACCAAACGATGAGTCTCCAGAAGATGCGGCGTTGCGCAGGCAAATGCTCGAGTATGGACTTTCAGAAGTCGGGCAGGTCGTTGCTGAGCTCAATCTTGACCAGCCTACTGCTGA CACAAGGCCCGTCATCACTGAGGAGTACCGTAAGCAGATGATGGAGCTGGAGAAGAAGCTGAACGCTCGCATGATGCAGAATGTGGGCCCTGAAGCAGATAAGCCTTCTTTGGAAGAGCACATCGGCGACATTCGCACCATGGTCGTGAAGGAGGACGATGAGTTTGATGGATCGATGGATACATCAAAGTCTGAAACGCCACCTGCAGACTCGAATCAAAGCCCGAACAAGAGAGTGGTTCGCTTTGCCGAGAACTTGGACGTTTCCGAAGCACCCAAGCAAGTACAAGGACCACCAAAAGCAACTCTTGCTCCAGCCAAACCCGCTCCAACCATGTCAGATATTGTTGTCGAACGAGCTCCACCTGGAGTTTCGGCGCCAGTAGAACCACCCAAGCCAGGCAAAGTGTCGCGATTCAAGAGTGCACGGGCTGGTGCGGCTCCTCCACCGCAGATGCTACCAACACCTCCTATCCCAGAAGCGCCCCCTGTTCCAAGTGGCCCTAAAGGGAAAACGATAGCTGATACTGTCACTGAACACGCTCCGTTGCCGTCTGAACCTCAGGCTCCTAACGAGTTTGATCCCCTTCTGGTTAGCCGCGAGATCCAAGCTCACTACAACAAAGCGCGAAACAGGTTCATCTCGCAGCAGGGCGGGTTCAAGGCTACTGAAGAGGACCTGGAGAACCCGATAGTAGAAGAGCGAGACGGGAAGACCAAGAAGGTGAGCCGATTCATGGCAGCCAGACTGAAGGCCGAGGGTATGTAA
- a CDS encoding TFB3, Cdk activating kinase (CAK)-RNA polymerase II factor — MSKSARTSGASKRLAEDGDICPVCKSSRYLNSTMQFKINPTCYHRMCDTCVERLFNKGNNICPVAGCAKTLTYRGFRRATFDDLKVEREVDLRKKVMKIMNKKEDDFETLRDYNDYLEQVEEITWNLILNIDVEATNNKLARFDALQKAEAANAGASKAGKPNTVPTKDDNDIVFHGLKKRIPPPKEIPFDPWGGYNITPQYYVLQDNYDVDWYTRMKKDPAHLVGGHSLQDYCSRALREAFGGLGVFIEDEINARDAPSIPSMDADVGTEHAAAAAMTTGEVNMDDIF, encoded by the exons ATGTCCAAATCAGCACGTACGTCTGGCGCGTCGAAGCGTCTGGCCGAAGATGGAG ACATTTGCCCCGTATGCAAATCGTCGCGCTATCTCAACTCTACCATGCAGTTCAAGATCAACCCGACATGCTACCACCGTATGTGCGATACATGCGTAGAGCGATTGTTCAACAAGGGAAACAACATCTGTCCTGTGGCGGGATGCGCGAAGACGCTCACCTACAGAGGTTTTAGAAGGGCAACCTTTGACGATCTAAAGGTGGAGAGAGAAGTGGACCTGAGGAAAAAGGTCATGAAGAT TATGAACAAGAAGGAAGACGACTTTGAGACGCTCAGAGACTACAACGATTACCTCGAACAAGTCGAAGAAATCACATGGaacctcatcctcaacattGACGTTGAGGCGACGAACAACAAATTGGCGCGCTTCGatgcgctccagaaagccGAGGCAGCAAATGCGGGCGCGTCCAAGGCTGGAAAACCAAACACGGTACCAACCAAGGACGATAACGACATTGTCTTCCATGGTCTCAAAAAGCGCATTCCGCCCCCGAAAGAGATACCGTTCGACCCATGGGGCGGGTACAACATCACACCGCAATACTATGTATTGCAGGACAACTACGACGTCGACTGGTATACACGTATGAAGAAGGACCCTGCGCATCTGGTAGGAGGACACAGTCTACAAGATTACTGCAGTCGGGCATTGCGCGAGGCATTTGGCGGTTTGGGCGTCTTCATCGAAGACGAGATCAACGCCAGAGACGCGCCTTCAATACCATCCATGGACGCAGACGTCGGAACAGAGCATGCAGCTGCAGCAGCCATGACCACAGGCGAAGTCAACATGGACGACATCTTTTAG
- a CDS encoding DUF1421 multi-domain protein: protein MAFSMGMPFNEGEEKMHRLLRVPPQDNPTSTMLTPQASNMFQRAPLLAFGTLDAQDRPWTTLWGGEPGFLEPLGGGFVGTRTLVDSKNDPVVQALVGDAKDGQTSKPADGGKPVAGLAIDLMTRKRVKTAGRMIAGALRDTDATTSPAQLLQLVTKIEQSLGNCPKYLNQYEIHPASISSTLQSCGPSLTPQATSLLWRADMFFLCTSTANDMDVNHRGGAPGFIRLISDTEIIYPEYSGNRLYQSLGNLQMRPQIGLTVPDYETGDILYITGVSEILSGGAAAILLPGSNLAVKITISEARFVQSGLPFRGTKKTPSPYNPPIRTLAAEGNIKSAISSSTIPITAHLTKLTPLTPSITRFKFSVPSGLSYEPSQWVALDFSNELDIGYEHMRDDDPLSLNDDFVRTFTISSAPSRETSSTGVEGKEKEFEITIRKVGAVTRFLCKQNERSGLEVLVRGVGGGMQIGTDSSAVIVASGVEV from the exons ATGGCTTTCTCAATGGGGATGCCGTTCAATGAAGGCGAAGAGAAGATGCATCGTCTCCTTCGCGTTCCACCCCAGGACAATCCAACCTCAACTATGCTCACACCCCAGGCATCCAACATGTTCCAACGCGCGCCTCTCCTCGCTTTCGGGACTCTAGATGCTCAAGACCGTCCCTGGACCACGTTATGGGGCGGAGAGCCAGGCTTCTTAGAGCCGCTCGGTGGAGGATTCGTTGGCACGCGAACGCTCGTTGACAGCAAGAACGATCCCGTGGTACAAGCACTCGTTGGTGACGCAAAAGACGGGCAAACATCAAAACCCGCGGACGGCGGAAAACCAGTCGCAGGACTAGCCATCGATTTGATGACAAGAAAGAGAGTAAAAACAGCCGGACGCATGATAGCAGGCGCACTCCGAGACACAGACGCCACCACCTCCCCAGCCCAACTACTCCAACTCGTAACCAAAATCGAGCAAAGCCTAGGAAATTGTCCCAAATACCTAAACCAATACGAAATCCATCCTGCGTCCATATCCTCAACTTTGCAATCATGCGGGCCCTCACTAACCCCACAAGCCACATCCCTCCTTTGGAGAGCAGACATGTTCTTCCTCTGCACCAGCACCGCAAACGACATGGACGTGAACCACCGCGGCGGCGCCCCAGGATTCATCCGCCTCATCTCCGACACAGAGATAATCTACCCAGAGTACTCAGGCAACCGGCTCTACCAATCTCTAGGAAACCTGCAAATGCGTCCCCAAATCGGACTCACAGTGCCCGACTACGAAACCGGCGACATTCTCTACATAACAGGCGTTAGTGAGATTCTCTCTGGCGGCGCTGCCGCCATACTCCTCCCTGGCAGTAACTTGGCCGTTAAGATCACAATCAGCGAGGCGCGCTTCGTTCAGTCCGGTCTGCCTTTCCGCGGTACCAAGAAAACACCAAGTCCGTATAACCCGCCCATCCGCACTTTGGCAGCAGAAGGTAATATCAAATCTGCCATCTCTTCGTCAACTATACCCATCACAGCCCACCTAACCAAACTTACCCCCCTCACCCCATCAATCACACGCTTCAAGTTCTCCGTCCCCAGCGGCTTGTCTTACGAACCGAGTCAATGGGTCGCGCTGGATTTTAGTAACGAACTAGATATCGGCTACGAACACATGCGCGACGATGACCCGTTGAGTTTGAATGATGATTTCGTTAGGACGTTTACGATTTCTTCTGCTCCTTCGCGTGAAACTTCGTCGACGGGGGTGGAGGGCAAGGAGAAGGAGTTTGAAATCACAATCAGAAAAGTGGGCGCTGTGACGAGGTTTCTCTGCAAACAAAACGAGCGTTCGGGCTTGGAGGTTTTGGTCAGGGGTGTGGGTGGTGGAATGCAGATTGGGACGGATAGCAGTGCGGTTATAGTGGCGAGTGGGGTGG AGGTTTAA
- a CDS encoding Atx10homo-assoc multi-domain protein, translating to MTSDSSSSTHSDSLPTTIHPLSPFAETEKSAAHLAFAPIALAQYHNVIEKLASHNLYRILRAPGPIRVWVYRSLLAENQLWNDWDRRAVSPVAIEQDMRGDMGEGSVNDTESVADSERPTSSNGIHARPYLTRLRLALAPYTVHFHNPGYVRDDTLRMLERDVVKKTLEESRKSVELREELGLAWEFWDDLAGVIKAAIPSLERRCFAAPDPAAPEYEGLSGPLIASYSPSLLRDLERLNQLVCIARNVQVHGERVQNLSADRLYDKDIFALINVCVRVTARGYDGEAGTQDEDKWQGVINAYKKLLITCLQFLNNLIARNEQRKLMLWIELFDSHLDNELPNFADMKYKMDEFPQQDQDQGPPPEEQALPTHAARSLDTFKIPQQPASSPFLLYIGETGNEVKKTLIQHGVKAGANEIAAECRRRWQTMGEEEKNKWNMLYADVVAKYRDQITQSTTYRKVVDQHAKNEESVQALAKSINQLQVEVDRMRTSISVLPGHDASHDQASPQAAEQQPRKPAIDDSLLDPSIKRSPPAGEIDFRVTYPPSFGAEILQNGKDDLLKRLEPDPDRPSGLISDVASPTSPPPEDDDDNDDDYDDIPGDEGRGLLTDVPLILGPTEIEVLPMIIMAGIVEPQEGQPGYYADPTIFSGIRSMHGVRCHLLLAQDNGRNLLRELLIFVAAWDLREEELYFKFMVKIMEAILANQLLPFAYHAFRESESKDIISPAQAVIMKLLTNIFRARQARAQPTKGQIKANHPQVDQGDVHMVNFLLTEFRRHIIPQTCALIFLQGQIRAGHAQPEDFPLNLWDMERMYEGVYQYLEFFAILTEHETWKRMLSNWEISHELVTLLKELDAAIPKGQLSPPPLRNAQQAPPPPAPVEVDIPSSQNNQQQPSQPQPVAVERPYDTTAAGAEPYIPPPTSPSPRPYMDEAADEPSDFEWRNLKKLAVLVLSSLVWKNKHVQDQIRPLGGIEAVLNCCSYDEHNPYIREHAIMCLRFLMENNKENQDRIHALEKYNQDANAKAKAAASATPGSAAENSNRSPVNVRVPDEVLDQQGYETYMDKQGQVMLRKRQPQPQPQQPLTSRSDLAGKGKGKLDAATLGSMRDPKALEELVQQVMRDLPRVQGLRVGEERAVEVEEALKKLDKGFDGGNSQG from the exons ATGACTTCCGACTCGAGCTCCTCCACGCACTCCGATTCGCTCCCGACTACAATTCATCCTTTGTCGCCTTTTGCTGAGACGGAAAAAAGCGCTGCCCATCTGGCTTTTGCACCCATCGCGCTGGCGCAATACCACAACGTCATCGAAAAGCTGGCCTCCCACAACCTCTATCGCATTCTACGCGCACCAGGCCCTATCCGTGTCTGGGTCTATcgctcgctgctcgccgAAAATCAGCTGTGGAATGACTGGGACCGACGCGCTGTATCGCCAGTGGCCATAGAGCAAGACATGAGGGGCGACATGGGCGAGGGCAGCGTCAATGACACTGAAAGCGTAGCAGACTCGGAGCGGCCCACGAGCTCCAACGGGATACACGCAAGACCATACCTTACACGCCTACGCCTCGCGCTTGCTCCATATACCGTACATTTCCATAACCCCGGCTATGTCAGAGATGACACGCTGCGCATGTTGGAGCGGGATGTGGTCAAGAAGACACTGGAGGAGTCGCGGAAGAGCGTCGAGTTGCGCGAAGAACTCGGTCTCGCATGGGAGTTTTGGGACGATCTTGCCGGTGTGATAAAGGCTGCCATACCCTCTCTTGAACGTCGTTGCTTTGCTGCGCCGGATCCTGCTGCGCCAGAATATGAGGGGCTGTCGGGTCCACTCATTGCAAGCTACTCGCCGAGCCTACTTAGAGATTTGGAACGTCTGAACCAGCTTGTGTGTATAGCTCGGAATGTACAGGTACACGGCGAAAGAGTGCAAAACCTGAGTGCCGATAGGCTATATGATAAGGACATCTTCGCTCTCATCAATGTCTGCGTGCGCGTCACAGCAAGAGGGTACGACGGCGAGGCTGGCACCCAAGACGAAGACAAGTGGCAGGGTGTCATCAATGCCTACAAGAAGCTCCTCATCACTTGCCTACAATTTCTTAACAATCTGATCGCACGGAACGAGCAGCGGAAACTCATGCTTTGGATCGAGCTGTTCGACAGCCATCTCGACAATGAACTACCCAACTTTGCCGACATGAAGTACAAGATGGACGAGTTTCCACAGCAGGATCAAGATCAAGGCCCGCCACCTGAGGAACAAGCCCTACCGACGCATGCAGCACGCAGTTTGGATACATTCAAGATCCCACAGCAACCAGCTTCATCTCCTTTCTTGCTCTATATTGGCGAGACAGGAAACGAAGTCAAGAAGACTCTCATTCAGCACGGTGTCAAAGCTGGCGCAAATGAAATTGCCGCAGAGTGTAGGCGGCGGTGGCAGACAATGggcgaagaagagaaaaaC AAATGGAATATGTTGTACGCCGATGTGGTTGCTAAATACCGAGACCAAATAACCCAGTCGACCACATACCGCAAGGTAGTTGACCAACATGCGAAAAACGAGGAAAGTGTACAGGCGCTCGCAAAGAGTATAAACCAGCTGCAGGTTGAGGTCGATAGAATGCGCACTTCAATCTCTGTGCTGCCAGGCCATGACGCTAGCCACGACCAAGCATCACCCCAGGCAGCGGAGCAACAGCCCCGGAAACCAGCAATCGATGACTCGTTACTAGATCCCAGCATCAAACGGTCTCCTCCAGCAGGTGAGATCGATTTCCGTGTGACATACCCGCCATCCTTCGGAGCGGAAATTCTCCAAAATGGCAAAGACGATCTACTAAAGCGTCTGGAGCCAGACCCCGACCGTCCATCAGGGCTAATCAGTGACGTAGCCTCTCCGACATCTCCTCCGCCAGAGGATGACGATGATAATGATGACGACTACGACGACATCCCTGGGGATGAAGGTCGAGGTCTGCTCACCGACGTTCCGCTTATTTTGGGTCCTACGGAGATTGAAGTTTTGCCCATGATCATCATGGCGGGAATCGTTGAACCGCAAGAAGGACAGCCCGGTTATTATGCAGATCCGACAATCTTCAGCGGTATCAGGAGCATGCATGGAGTGCGATGCCACCTGCTCCTTGCACAGGACAACGGACGAAACTTGTTGCGCGAATTGTTAATCTTTGTCGCCGCTTGGGACCTGCGGGAAGAGGAGCTTTACTTCAAGTTCATGGTGAAGATTATGGAAGCAATCCTTGCGAATCAGCTACTGCCATTCGCTTATCATGCTTTCAGAGAGTCTGA GTCAAAAGACATAATATCGCCGGCTCAAGCGGTCATTATGAAGCTTCTCACCAACATCTTCCGCGCCAGACAAGCGCGTGCTCAGCCTACTAAAGGACAAATCAAGGCGAACCATCCGCAAGTCGACCAAGGCGACGTCCACATGGTCAACTTTCTGCTCACCGAGTTCCGCCGACACATCATCCCGCAAACCTGTGCACTCATCTTCCTGCAGGGTCAGATCCGTGCTGGACATGCACAGCCTGAAGATTTCCCTCTCAACCTATGGGATATGGAACGCATGTATGAGGGCGTTTACCAATACCTCGAATTCTTCGCTATTCTCACAGAACACGAAACCTGGAAGAGGATGCTGAGCAATTGGGAAATCTCGCACGAGCTGGTCACTTTGCTAAAAGAACTGGATGCAGCGATACCCAAGGGTCAGCTGTCGCCACCTCCTCTCAGAAATGCCCAACAGGCACCACCGCCTCCTGCGCCAGTAGAGGTGGACATTCCTTCATCACAGAATAATCAGCAGCAGCCATCCCAGCCGCAGCCTGTCGCAGTTGAGCGTCCATATGACACTACAGCGGCGGGAGCGGAGCCTTATATTCCTCCACCCACTTCACCGTCACCCCGACCGTACATGGACGAAGCAGCAGATGAACCGTCCGACTTTGAATGGCGCAACCTTAAGAAGCTAGCTGTTCTTGTTCTAAGCTCCTTGGTGTGGAAGAACAAGCACGTCCAAGACCAGATCCGGCCACTCGGCGGCATCGAAGCAGTCCTAAACTGTTGCTCCTACGATGAGCACAACCCATACATTCGTGAACATGCCATCATGTGCCTTCGTTTCCTCATGGAAAACAACAAGGAAAATCAGGATCGCATCCATGCACTCGAGAAATACAACCAAGACGCAAACGCCAAGGCCAAAGCAGCCGCCTCTGCCACGCCCGGCTCAGCAGCCGAAAACAGCAACAGATCACCCGTCAACGTCCGCGTACCTGACGAAGTGCTCGACCAACAAGGGTACGAAACCTACATGGACAAACAAGGGCAGGTCATGTTGCGGAAACGCCAGCCCCAACCTCAGCCACAGCAGCCACTAACATCTCGATCAGATTTGGCAGGCAAGGGCAAAGGGAAGCTTGATGCCGCTACCCTGGGCAGTATGAGAGACCCCAAGGCATTGGAGGAGCTGGTGCAGCAAGTTATGCGCGACTTGCCTCGTGTGCAGGGACTTAGGGTTGGCGAGGAGAGAGCAGTGGAGGTTGAAGAGGCGTTGAAGAAGTTGGATAAGGGGTTTGATGGAGGGAACTCACAGGGCTGA